A genomic segment from Streptomyces sp. NBC_01233 encodes:
- a CDS encoding MFS transporter — MTETPQSADTAPDEEKWLTPGVKGIGSASFLADVGHEIPSALLPSLLTSTLGAPAAALGVIEGISDALAGAARFGGGVLADDPARRRKVAVGGYATTAVLGAATAGATAVWQVGLLRAAAWTARGLRVPARNALLADIVPAKTYGRAYGFERMMDNLGAIFGPILALALVAWLGVQWAIGLSAIPGLLVAGAIIYAIRKTPRSTSRDKAPLKIRIKPVLSGGLGRLLGGGHSV; from the coding sequence ACTCCACAGTCCGCTGACACCGCTCCCGACGAGGAGAAGTGGCTCACTCCGGGCGTGAAGGGCATCGGCTCAGCCAGCTTTCTGGCCGACGTCGGACACGAGATTCCCAGCGCCCTGTTGCCGTCGCTACTGACGTCCACCCTCGGCGCCCCCGCAGCAGCCCTCGGCGTGATCGAGGGAATCTCCGACGCCCTGGCGGGAGCCGCCCGCTTCGGTGGCGGCGTCCTCGCTGACGACCCAGCCCGCCGCCGCAAGGTCGCAGTCGGCGGCTACGCGACCACGGCCGTACTCGGCGCAGCGACCGCCGGAGCGACCGCTGTCTGGCAGGTCGGTCTCCTCCGTGCGGCCGCCTGGACTGCCCGAGGCCTTCGCGTTCCGGCCCGAAACGCTCTTCTCGCGGACATCGTCCCGGCGAAGACATACGGGCGGGCCTACGGCTTCGAGCGGATGATGGACAACCTCGGAGCGATCTTCGGACCCATCCTTGCCCTTGCCCTGGTCGCCTGGCTCGGCGTTCAGTGGGCGATCGGCCTTTCCGCCATCCCCGGCCTTCTCGTCGCGGGTGCGATCATCTACGCGATTCGGAAGACCCCCCGATCCACCAGCCGGGACAAGGCCCCACTCAAGATCCGCATCAAGCCCGTCCTGAGCGGCGGCCTCGGCAGGCTTCTGGGGGGCGGTCACAGCGTTTGA
- a CDS encoding MFS transporter, with amino-acid sequence MGNVAAALLILRACDLLTAEHGAKTAATIALGLYTAYNAATLASVPAGRLSDGLGRRGPVLVLAGGVAAFALSYGLFTIDATTVVFLAIAFVLAGVGTGAVETAQHSAVAALAPKDLRGSAFGMLATVQSLGNLAASTVAGLLWTAVSPAVAFAYLTAWMVIALGGLLLAARPSGA; translated from the coding sequence GTGGGCAACGTCGCCGCAGCCCTGCTGATTCTGCGGGCCTGCGACCTGCTCACGGCGGAGCACGGGGCGAAGACCGCGGCGACGATTGCGCTCGGCCTATACACCGCCTACAACGCCGCCACGCTTGCTTCCGTTCCCGCAGGGCGTCTCTCCGACGGGCTCGGCAGGCGCGGACCCGTCCTCGTCCTGGCCGGAGGAGTCGCCGCGTTTGCACTCTCCTACGGCCTGTTCACCATCGACGCCACGACGGTGGTGTTCCTCGCGATCGCGTTCGTCTTGGCCGGAGTCGGTACCGGCGCAGTCGAGACCGCCCAGCACTCCGCCGTCGCCGCCCTCGCCCCCAAGGACCTCCGCGGCTCCGCCTTCGGCATGCTCGCCACCGTCCAGTCCCTCGGCAACCTCGCCGCCAGCACCGTCGCCGGCCTCCTCTGGACCGCCGTCTCACCCGCCGTTGCCTTCGCCTACCTCACCGCCTGGATGGTGATCGCGCTCGGAGGGCTCCTCCTCGCCGCACGCCCCTCAGGGGCATGA